Part of the Trueperaceae bacterium genome, GCGGATGCGGTCCCCCGGTCGGGGGGTTCGGAGCCGCCAGGGGCCGTCCTCGAGGAGCGTCGGGGGCGCCCCGTCCGGCAGGGCGTCCGGCGTCGCGACGTCCCGCTCGGTCGGGGGGGCCGGCGTCGCCTCCGGGGGCGGGAGTGCGTCGACGCGGTTCCGTCCGAACCGGAGGCGGACGCCGCCGGGCAGGTCCGCGCGCCACGCGTCGTGGCCGGGGAGGGCGGCGAGGGCCGCGTCGAGGTGCGCGACGTCGACGTCGCCTCCGGCGTCGCGCACGAGGCGCGCCAGGACCTCGCGCTGGAGTGCGGTGGGGGCGGCGGCGAGGACGGCGCGGGCGGGGGCGTCGCGCCGGAAGCGGCGGTCGGCCTCCATCGCGAAGAACGCCGCCTGGTCGCGCTGGAGGTCCGCGAAGCGCGCCAGGCGGGCGGCGCTGCCGGGGCGGCGCCGCTGCAGGACGGGGAGCACCTCGTGGCGTAGCCAAGCGCGGTCGCGGCGTCGGTCGCGGTTGTCGGCGTCCTCGCGCCAGTCCTGCCCGAGCCCGTCGAGCCAGCCGCGCAGGTCGGCTTTGCCGAGCGCCAGGGCGGGGCGCACGATCGGGCCGCGCCGTGGCTCGATGCCGCGCGGGTGGGCGGTCCCCCGCAACAACTGCAGCAGCACGGTTTCCGCCTGGTCGTCGCGGGTGTGGGCGGTGACGACGACGTCGCACGCGTGCGCCTTCGCGGCGCGCGTGAGGAAGGCGTAGCGGACCTCCCGCGCGACCGCCTCGAGGTTGCCGCCCTTGTCGGCGTGCACGGCGTGGACGTCGACCGCGTCGCTCTCGAGGGGGACGCCGAGCCGGGCGCAGGTGGCCTGCACCCAGGCGGCGTCGTCGCCGGACGTGGCGCGGAGGCGGTGGTCGAGGTGGGCGGCGACGACGTCGCGGTCCGGCGCATCGACCAGCGCGCGGAGGACGGCGACGGAGTCGCTGCCGCCGGACAGGGCGACGAGGACGCGGCGCGCGTCGGGCGCGAGCCGGTCCAGGGCCGCGCGAAGTTGGTCGTCGACCCCTCGGGTGGCGTTCACGGGTCCGTCGTATCACAGGTGGCGGGCGGACCGGGGCGGCCCGCGCGCCGCGATACCCTGACGCCATGCACGTCACCCTGGTGGTTCTCGATTCCGTGGGCGTCGGCGCCCTCCCCGACGCGGAGGCGTTCGGGGACGCCGGCGCGCACACCCTCGATCACACCGTGGCGGCGACCGGCGTGCGCTTGCCGCACCTGGCCGACCTGGGGGTCGGCCGGGTGGAGGGCGTGACGTCGCTTCCGGCGGTCGCGACGCCGCGCGGCGCGTACGGTCGCCTCGCGGAGCGCTCGCCCGGGAAGGACACCACGACCGGCCACTGGGAGTTCATGGGGGTGGTGCTCGACGCGCCGTTCCGGACGTTCGAGCGGTTTCCGGCGGCGTTGATGGACGCGCTCGACGCCGCGACGGGGCGCGGGCACCTGGGGAACGAGGTGGCGAGCGGCACGGAGATCCTGGAGCGGTTGGGGCCGGCGCACCTCGCGTCGGGCGACCCGATCGTCTACACGAGCGCCGACAGCGTCCTGCAGATCGCGGCGCACGTCGACGTCGTGCCCCTGGAGACGCTCTACGCCTGGTGCGACGCCGCCCGCGCGTTGGCGGTCGGGCCGCACGCCGTCGCGCGGGTGATCGCGCGTCCGTTCCGGGGGGCGCCGGGCGCCTTCGAGCGGCTGCACGACAAGCGGCGGGACCTGTCGGTCGCTCCGCCCCCCACGGTGCTCGATGCGCTCGCGGAGGCTGGGCGGGACGTGCGCGCGATCGGCAAGATCGACGACATCTACGCCGGGCGGGGGGTGCGCGAGGCGATCAAGACCGGATCGAACGCGGAGGGCGTCGCGGCGACGCGGGCGGCGATGGAGCGGCACCGCGACGGGTTGACGTTCACGAACCTGGTGGATTTCGACGCGGTGTACGGCCACCGACGCGACGTCGAGGGGTACGGGG contains:
- the tilS gene encoding tRNA lysidine(34) synthetase TilS, which translates into the protein MNATRGVDDQLRAALDRLAPDARRVLVALSGGSDSVAVLRALVDAPDRDVVAAHLDHRLRATSGDDAAWVQATCARLGVPLESDAVDVHAVHADKGGNLEAVAREVRYAFLTRAAKAHACDVVVTAHTRDDQAETVLLQLLRGTAHPRGIEPRRGPIVRPALALGKADLRGWLDGLGQDWREDADNRDRRRDRAWLRHEVLPVLQRRRPGSAARLARFADLQRDQAAFFAMEADRRFRRDAPARAVLAAAPTALQREVLARLVRDAGGDVDVAHLDAALAALPGHDAWRADLPGGVRLRFGRNRVDALPPPEATPAPPTERDVATPDALPDGAPPTLLEDGPWRLRTPRPGDRIR
- a CDS encoding phosphopentomutase, yielding MHVTLVVLDSVGVGALPDAEAFGDAGAHTLDHTVAATGVRLPHLADLGVGRVEGVTSLPAVATPRGAYGRLAERSPGKDTTTGHWEFMGVVLDAPFRTFERFPAALMDALDAATGRGHLGNEVASGTEILERLGPAHLASGDPIVYTSADSVLQIAAHVDVVPLETLYAWCDAARALAVGPHAVARVIARPFRGAPGAFERLHDKRRDLSVAPPPTVLDALAEAGRDVRAIGKIDDIYAGRGVREAIKTGSNAEGVAATRAAMERHRDGLTFTNLVDFDAVYGHRRDVEGYGAALARFDAALPDLVAARGEDDVLMLLSDHGNDPTHVGTDHTREYGLLVAVGPAGAGVDLGTRASFADVGATVADLLDVAWRGPGTSFADVLRR